Proteins found in one Oncorhynchus tshawytscha isolate Ot180627B linkage group LG25, Otsh_v2.0, whole genome shotgun sequence genomic segment:
- the arf2b gene encoding ADP-ribosylation factor 2b, producing the protein MGNMFGSLFKGLFGKKEMRILMVGLDAAGKTTILYKLKLGEIVTTIPTIGFNVETVEYKNISFTVWDVGGQDKIRPLWRHYFQNTQGLIFVVDSNDRERVNEAREELQRMLAEDELRDAVLLVFANKQDLPNAMNAAEITDKLGLHALRQRSWYIQATCATSGDGLYEGLDWLSNQLKNQK; encoded by the exons ATGGGGAATATGTTTGGAAGCCTGTTCAAGGGCCTATTTGGCAAGAAGGAGATGAGGATTCTCATGGTTGGACTCGATGCTGCCGGAAAAACAACCATCCTGTACAAACTCAAACTAGGAGAGATTGTCACCACCATTCCTACAATTG GTTTTAATGTTGAAACGGTAGAATACAAGAACATCAGCTTCACAGTGTGGGACGTTGGCGGTCAAGACAAAATCAGGCCGTTATGGCGCCACTACTTCCAGAACACTCAAG GGCTTATCTTTGTGGTGGACAGCAACGACAGGGAGCGAGTGAACGAGGCGAGGGAGGAGTTGCAGAGAATGCTTGCAGAGGACGAGCTGAGAGATGCCGTGCTGCTCGTTTTTGCAAACAAACAG GACCTTCCCAATGCAATGAATGCTGCGGAGATCACAGACAAGCTGGGGCTCCACGCTCTCCGCCAGCGCAGCTGGTACATCCAAGCCACCTGTGCTACTAGTGGGGACGGCCTCTACGAGGGCCTCGACTGGCTCTCCAACCAGCTCAAGAACCAGAAATGA